In Arsenicicoccus dermatophilus, a genomic segment contains:
- a CDS encoding AAA family ATPase, with product MSGGPRPSVLTALPDGWDADVVVALGTRVTVGRRCVDLPDLMAAAEAGLGDVVLLSARLRRLDLSAVRDLRLRSVGVVGLVAPGDEAEETRLRQLGVSTLVPADAAPADLYAAVVAALARTTAASPADQPAGEADPADPASRSPEPAGRGRVIAVWGPHGAPGRTTLAVNLAIELGAAGVRTLLVDLDTHAASVAQHLAVLDEAPGLAAACRAAEHGTLDRLSLARLAPEVAPGVRVLTGIPAADRWPEVRSAAVERILDVARLEHDLVLVDCAASLDDDEELSYDTLAPRRNMATLTALEVADEVLAVGAADPVGLQRLVRGLRDLGDRDVEPRAVVVNKLRSAAVGPRAGERVRVLLERFAGVARLRLLPFDPDAADQALLGGVSLREAAPGSPLAPALADVARLLLSWLDLGDVSGES from the coding sequence ATGAGCGGGGGGCCACGTCCGTCCGTCCTGACCGCGCTCCCGGACGGGTGGGACGCCGACGTCGTCGTCGCGCTGGGCACGCGGGTGACCGTGGGTCGCCGGTGCGTCGACCTGCCCGACCTGATGGCGGCTGCCGAGGCCGGCCTGGGCGACGTGGTCCTGCTGTCGGCGCGGCTGCGCAGGCTCGACCTCAGCGCGGTCCGGGACCTGCGGCTGCGGTCCGTCGGGGTCGTCGGGCTGGTCGCCCCGGGCGATGAGGCCGAGGAGACCCGGCTGCGCCAGCTGGGGGTGAGCACCCTGGTCCCGGCCGATGCGGCTCCGGCCGATCTGTATGCCGCGGTGGTAGCCGCCCTGGCGCGCACCACGGCGGCGTCGCCGGCGGACCAGCCGGCGGGTGAGGCGGACCCGGCGGACCCGGCGTCGAGGTCGCCCGAGCCGGCGGGTCGTGGGCGGGTGATCGCGGTGTGGGGGCCCCACGGCGCGCCCGGGAGGACCACCCTCGCCGTCAACCTCGCGATCGAGCTCGGGGCGGCGGGGGTGCGGACGCTGCTGGTCGACCTGGACACCCATGCCGCGTCGGTGGCTCAGCACCTGGCCGTGCTGGACGAGGCGCCGGGCCTGGCCGCCGCCTGCCGCGCGGCGGAGCACGGCACCCTCGACCGGCTGTCTCTCGCCCGCTTGGCACCCGAGGTCGCGCCCGGCGTGCGCGTGCTGACCGGAATCCCTGCGGCCGACCGCTGGCCGGAGGTCCGGTCCGCCGCCGTCGAGCGGATCCTGGACGTCGCCAGGCTCGAGCACGACCTGGTCCTGGTGGACTGCGCCGCCTCGTTGGACGACGACGAGGAGCTGAGCTACGACACCCTCGCGCCTCGCCGCAACATGGCCACGCTGACGGCGCTGGAGGTGGCCGACGAGGTCCTGGCGGTGGGGGCGGCGGACCCGGTGGGTCTGCAGCGGCTGGTCCGCGGGCTGCGTGACCTGGGGGACCGGGACGTCGAGCCGAGGGCCGTGGTGGTCAACAAGCTGAGGTCGGCGGCGGTGGGGCCGCGGGCAGGCGAGCGGGTCCGCGTGCTGCTGGAGCGGTTCGCCGGGGTCGCACGGCTCCGGCTGCTCCCCTTCGACCCGGACGCGGCCGACCAGGCGCTGCTGGGGGGTGTCAGCCTCCGGGAGGCGGCCCCCGGCTCCCCGCTTGCGCCGGCCCTGGCCGACGTGGCTAGGCTGCTGTTGTCCTGGCTCGACCTGGGAGACGTGTCGGGCGAGAGCTGA
- a CDS encoding WS/DGAT/MGAT family O-acyltransferase → MSERLTPLDASFLYLERPHAVMHVGAVMVFAPDDQAPDHADLLERVGARLARVPRYRQRVRTVPGGIANPVWVADESFDVTYHVRAAALPRPGTREQLDEFVARVLARPLDRSRPLWELYLVQGLEGGGFAVVTKTHQALVDGIETVDIAQVVLDDTPVADVPPPAPWGPGREPSDLQLVMGSVLGAIRRPGRLLEAADAGVGELRRAAADVLAGAGQVLSAVATTASRPAHRNALNGPTGQARRYVTVATDLDDYRVVRDGVDRGDVGLTPSINDVVLTVVTGAIRSWLESRGEVVGRATSARALVPVGIRPEGADVHASSRVSACFVDLPVGEPSPVVRLHQIAFAMWRQVDRGRAMGADTLAGLAGFASPTLHALGARMGGLASRTFFNLVVTNVPGPQEPRYLGTTPMTETYPVMPVADGQALAIGVTSYDGRVYYGINADRDLVPDLAVLAQAISDSLAELVGRA, encoded by the coding sequence GTGAGCGAGCGGTTGACCCCCCTGGACGCGTCCTTCCTCTACCTCGAGCGCCCCCACGCGGTGATGCACGTGGGCGCCGTGATGGTCTTCGCGCCGGACGACCAGGCACCCGACCACGCCGACCTGCTCGAGCGGGTGGGGGCTCGCCTCGCGCGGGTGCCCCGCTACCGCCAGCGGGTGCGCACCGTGCCCGGGGGGATCGCCAACCCGGTCTGGGTGGCCGACGAGTCCTTCGACGTGACCTACCACGTCCGTGCCGCGGCCCTGCCCCGCCCTGGCACCCGGGAGCAGCTCGACGAGTTCGTGGCCCGGGTCCTCGCCCGCCCTCTGGACCGGAGCCGCCCGCTGTGGGAGCTCTACCTCGTCCAGGGCCTGGAGGGCGGAGGCTTCGCGGTGGTCACCAAGACCCACCAGGCCCTGGTCGACGGCATCGAGACGGTCGACATCGCGCAGGTGGTGCTCGACGACACCCCGGTCGCGGACGTCCCGCCCCCGGCGCCGTGGGGCCCCGGGCGCGAGCCCAGCGACCTCCAGCTGGTGATGGGCTCGGTCCTCGGGGCGATCCGGCGGCCGGGTCGTCTGCTGGAGGCGGCCGACGCCGGCGTCGGTGAGCTGCGCCGGGCTGCCGCGGACGTCCTGGCCGGGGCGGGTCAGGTGCTCTCCGCGGTCGCCACCACCGCGTCCCGCCCGGCCCACCGCAATGCCCTCAACGGCCCCACCGGCCAGGCCCGCCGCTACGTCACCGTGGCCACCGACCTCGACGACTACCGCGTCGTGCGGGACGGGGTCGACCGGGGCGACGTGGGCCTGACGCCCAGCATCAACGACGTCGTCCTGACCGTCGTGACCGGCGCCATCCGGTCCTGGTTGGAGAGCCGCGGGGAGGTCGTCGGTCGCGCCACCTCGGCCCGGGCCCTGGTTCCCGTCGGCATCCGTCCCGAGGGAGCCGACGTGCACGCGTCCAGTCGCGTGTCGGCCTGCTTCGTCGACCTGCCGGTGGGGGAGCCCAGCCCGGTGGTCCGGCTGCACCAGATCGCCTTCGCCATGTGGCGTCAGGTGGACCGGGGCCGGGCGATGGGTGCCGACACCCTGGCGGGCCTGGCGGGATTCGCATCGCCGACCCTGCACGCCCTGGGCGCCCGGATGGGCGGGCTCGCCTCCCGCACCTTCTTCAACCTCGTCGTCACCAACGTCCCCGGCCCTCAGGAGCCGCGCTACCTGGGCACCACCCCGATGACGGAGACCTATCCTGTGATGCCGGTCGCCGACGGGCAGGCGCTGGCCATCGGCGTGACGTCCTACGACGGACGGGTCTACTACGGCATCAACGCCGATCGTGACCTCGTCCCCGACCTCGCCGTGCTCGCCCAGGCGATCTCCGACTCGCTCGCCGAGCTCGTCGGGCGGGCCTGA
- a CDS encoding winged helix-turn-helix domain-containing protein, protein MAAHPPLRRLTLPEARRMTLAAQGFARARPERPAARDLTRVLRTVQVVQIDSVNVLSRSHYLPFWSRLGGYDRATLDGLRDRAPRRMVEYWAHEASLVPPSTWPLLGWRMARAHDDAWDGMRRVAREHPDLVAAVRDEVCEHGPLTSRQVEARLAHDPVRPRDRWGWSWSLVKAALEHLFWAGEITSAGRTASFERRYASLARVLPPSLLPDALAAARTPERDDARVRALVELSARALGVGTARCLRDYFRLPTPRAAPAVDALVEEGVLVPVEVEGWRRPAYVHRDARVPRRVAASALLSPFDSLIWQRDRTRALFGFDYRLEIYVPAHLREHGYYVLPFLHDERLVARVDLKADRATGRLLVQARHLEEHAGADAVAALDEELAALGAWLGCPEVTPT, encoded by the coding sequence GTGGCCGCGCACCCGCCGCTGCGGCGGCTCACCCTGCCCGAGGCCCGGCGTATGACGCTGGCGGCGCAGGGCTTCGCCCGGGCGCGCCCGGAGCGCCCTGCCGCCCGCGATCTGACGCGCGTCCTGCGGACCGTGCAGGTGGTGCAGATCGACTCGGTCAACGTGCTGTCGCGCTCGCACTACCTGCCGTTCTGGTCCCGCCTCGGCGGCTACGACCGGGCGACCCTGGACGGGCTGCGGGACCGGGCCCCGCGCCGGATGGTGGAGTACTGGGCCCACGAGGCGTCGCTGGTGCCGCCGTCGACCTGGCCGCTGCTGGGGTGGCGGATGGCCCGGGCGCACGACGACGCCTGGGACGGGATGCGCCGGGTCGCCCGTGAGCACCCGGACCTGGTGGCGGCGGTGCGCGACGAGGTGTGCGAGCACGGCCCGCTGACGTCCCGCCAGGTCGAGGCCCGGCTGGCGCACGACCCGGTGCGGCCGCGGGACCGATGGGGGTGGAGCTGGTCGCTCGTCAAGGCCGCCCTGGAGCACCTGTTCTGGGCCGGCGAGATCACCAGCGCCGGGCGGACGGCGAGCTTCGAGCGGCGCTACGCCTCGCTCGCCCGGGTGCTCCCGCCGTCGCTGCTGCCGGACGCGCTCGCAGCCGCCCGCACCCCGGAGCGCGACGACGCCCGGGTGCGTGCCCTGGTCGAGCTGTCGGCCCGCGCCCTCGGCGTCGGCACCGCCCGGTGCCTGCGCGACTACTTCCGGCTGCCGACGCCCCGGGCGGCCCCCGCCGTCGACGCCCTGGTCGAGGAGGGCGTGCTCGTCCCGGTCGAGGTCGAGGGCTGGCGCCGCCCGGCCTATGTCCACCGCGACGCCCGGGTGCCGCGCCGGGTCGCGGCGAGCGCGCTGCTCAGCCCCTTCGACTCGCTGATCTGGCAGCGGGACCGCACCCGGGCGCTGTTCGGCTTCGACTACCGGCTCGAGATCTACGTGCCGGCGCACCTGCGCGAGCACGGTTACTACGTCCTGCCCTTCCTGCACGACGAGCGGCTCGTGGCCCGCGTCGACCTCAAGGCGGACCGCGCGACCGGGCGGCTGCTCGTCCAGGCGCGACACCTGGAGGAGCACGCCGGGGCGGACGCCGTGGCCGCCCTCGACGAGGAGCTGGCGGCGCTCGGGGCCTGGCTCGGCTGTCCCGAGGTGACCCCGACGTGA
- a CDS encoding Rv3235 family protein, whose protein sequence is MSLAAAPRPHVRPAPRIVPEPIGHPSSPDDGHHGWTVGQGTLDLDFRHRDAAFGPQPTASADLPSASAWAQQVSQAVVEVLAAHRPISQLVRWTTTEVYARLARGAQLAPTRHPGRSRRPVVRRVRVDEPRDGVAEVAAVVMIGDRARAIAFRMVGRDGRWVIDAMTVG, encoded by the coding sequence ATGAGCCTGGCAGCAGCCCCGAGGCCGCACGTGCGGCCCGCGCCCCGGATCGTTCCCGAGCCGATCGGCCACCCGTCCTCCCCCGACGACGGGCATCACGGGTGGACCGTCGGCCAGGGGACCCTCGACCTGGACTTCCGGCACCGGGACGCGGCCTTCGGCCCCCAGCCCACCGCGAGCGCCGACCTGCCCTCCGCCTCCGCGTGGGCCCAGCAGGTGAGCCAGGCCGTGGTCGAGGTCCTGGCTGCCCACCGCCCGATCAGCCAGCTGGTCCGGTGGACCACGACGGAGGTCTACGCCCGGCTGGCCCGCGGCGCGCAGCTGGCGCCCACCCGCCATCCCGGCCGCAGCCGACGCCCGGTGGTGCGGCGGGTCCGGGTCGACGAGCCCCGCGACGGGGTGGCCGAGGTGGCGGCGGTGGTGATGATCGGGGACCGCGCCCGCGCGATCGCCTTCCGGATGGTGGGTCGGGACGGGCGGTGGGTCATCGACGCCATGACCGTCGGCTGA
- the secA gene encoding preprotein translocase subunit SecA: protein MSVIDRLLRAGEGKTLRRLQGIAVQVNAIEASYEAMTDAELRAETDLFRERLRKGETLDGILPEAFGVVREASRRTLGKRHFDVQLMGGAALHQGNVAEMKTGEGKTLVATLPSYLNALEGKGVHVVTTNDYLASTQAEQMGRVHRFLGLETGCIMASMTPEQRRVEYAKDITYGTNNEFGFDYLRDNMAWTPEEMVQRPHNFAIVDEVDSILIDEARTPLIISGPADQATRWYTEFAKLVMRLERGEDGRGDYEVDEKKKTVGILESGINKVEDYLGIDNLYESVNTPLIGYVNNAIKAKELFKRDKDYVVIDGEVLIVDEHTGRMLPGRRYNEGMHQAIEAKEGVEIQNENQTLATITLQNYFRLYTKLSGMTGTAQTEAAELHQIYKVGVVPIPTNRPMIRKDQPDLVYRTEVAKFEAVADDLVERHAKGQPVLVGTTSVEKSEYLSELLRRRGVPHHVLNAKHHASEAAIVAEAGRKGAVTVATNMAGRGTDIILGGNPEFRAMQALKAQGLDPDETPEEYEAAWDVALAEAEAGAKEAHDEVVALGGLYVLGTERHESRRIDNQLRGRSGRQGDPGESRFYLSLQDELMRMFNGQMVETFMARANIEESVPIESKMVSRSIASAQTQVEGRNFEIRKNVLKYDDVLNRQRTVIYDERRKVLEGEDLQEQIRIFLNDVVDVYVTAETGEGFPEQWDLERLWTALRLIWPVGVSWQELEDEAGGRAALRPEDLALELKSDAQHAYDRREAELGEHVMREVERRVILSVLDRKWREHLYEMDYLQEGIGLRAMAQRDPLVEYQREGYLLFEAMMDGIKEESVAYLFNLDVEIGEEEAARLAEAARERQRLHYSAPSEDGSVEEHDESAQAAQPATRRERRSGRKGRRR from the coding sequence GTGTCCGTCATCGACCGTCTGCTGCGCGCCGGCGAGGGCAAGACCCTCCGCCGCCTGCAGGGCATCGCTGTCCAGGTCAACGCCATCGAGGCGAGCTACGAGGCGATGACCGACGCCGAGCTGCGCGCCGAGACCGACCTCTTCCGCGAGCGGCTGCGGAAGGGCGAGACGCTGGACGGCATCCTGCCCGAGGCCTTCGGCGTGGTCCGCGAGGCCTCCCGGCGCACCCTGGGCAAGCGGCACTTCGACGTGCAGCTCATGGGTGGTGCGGCCCTGCACCAGGGCAACGTCGCCGAGATGAAGACCGGTGAGGGCAAGACCCTGGTGGCGACGCTGCCGTCATACCTGAACGCCCTGGAGGGCAAGGGCGTCCACGTCGTCACCACCAACGACTACCTCGCCTCCACCCAGGCCGAGCAGATGGGGCGCGTGCACCGCTTCCTGGGCCTGGAGACCGGCTGCATCATGGCGTCGATGACCCCCGAGCAGCGCCGGGTGGAGTACGCCAAGGACATCACCTACGGCACCAACAACGAGTTCGGCTTCGACTACCTGCGCGACAACATGGCCTGGACGCCGGAGGAGATGGTGCAGCGGCCGCACAACTTCGCCATCGTGGACGAGGTCGACTCGATCCTCATCGACGAGGCCCGCACCCCGCTGATCATCTCCGGCCCCGCGGACCAGGCGACCCGGTGGTACACCGAGTTCGCCAAGCTCGTCATGCGCCTGGAGCGCGGCGAGGACGGCCGCGGCGACTACGAGGTCGACGAGAAGAAGAAGACCGTCGGCATCCTCGAGTCGGGCATCAACAAGGTCGAGGACTACCTCGGCATCGACAACCTCTACGAGTCGGTCAACACCCCGCTCATCGGCTACGTCAACAACGCGATCAAGGCCAAGGAGCTGTTCAAGCGGGACAAGGACTACGTCGTCATCGACGGCGAGGTCCTGATCGTCGACGAGCACACCGGTCGCATGCTGCCGGGGCGGCGCTACAACGAGGGCATGCACCAGGCGATCGAGGCCAAGGAAGGCGTCGAGATCCAGAACGAGAACCAGACCCTCGCGACGATCACGCTGCAGAACTACTTCCGGCTCTACACCAAGCTCTCGGGCATGACGGGCACCGCCCAGACCGAGGCCGCCGAGCTGCACCAGATCTACAAGGTGGGCGTGGTCCCGATCCCCACCAACCGGCCGATGATCCGCAAGGACCAGCCGGACCTGGTCTACCGCACCGAGGTCGCGAAGTTCGAGGCCGTGGCCGACGACCTGGTCGAGCGGCACGCCAAGGGCCAGCCGGTCCTGGTCGGCACCACCTCCGTGGAGAAGTCGGAGTACCTCTCCGAGCTGCTGCGCCGCCGCGGCGTCCCGCACCACGTCCTCAACGCCAAGCACCACGCGTCCGAGGCGGCGATCGTGGCGGAGGCCGGCCGCAAGGGCGCGGTCACCGTGGCCACCAACATGGCCGGCCGAGGCACGGACATCATCCTCGGCGGCAACCCCGAGTTCCGGGCCATGCAGGCGCTGAAGGCCCAGGGCCTGGACCCCGACGAGACGCCGGAGGAGTACGAAGCAGCCTGGGACGTCGCGCTGGCCGAGGCCGAGGCCGGCGCCAAGGAGGCCCACGACGAGGTCGTCGCGCTCGGCGGCTTGTACGTCCTCGGCACCGAGCGTCACGAGTCGCGGCGCATCGACAACCAGCTGCGCGGACGGTCCGGCCGCCAGGGTGACCCCGGCGAGAGCCGGTTCTACCTCTCGCTGCAGGACGAGCTCATGCGGATGTTCAACGGCCAGATGGTCGAGACCTTCATGGCCCGGGCCAACATCGAGGAGTCCGTGCCGATCGAGTCCAAGATGGTGAGCCGCTCGATCGCTAGCGCCCAGACCCAGGTCGAGGGTCGCAACTTCGAGATCCGCAAGAACGTCCTCAAGTACGACGACGTCCTCAACCGCCAGCGCACCGTGATCTACGACGAGCGCCGCAAGGTGCTCGAGGGCGAGGACCTGCAGGAGCAGATCCGGATCTTCCTCAACGACGTCGTCGACGTCTATGTCACCGCCGAGACCGGCGAGGGCTTCCCCGAGCAGTGGGACCTGGAACGCCTGTGGACCGCGCTGCGGCTGATCTGGCCGGTGGGCGTCTCCTGGCAGGAGCTCGAGGACGAGGCCGGTGGCCGCGCCGCCCTGCGCCCCGAGGACCTGGCCCTGGAGCTCAAGTCCGACGCGCAGCACGCCTACGACCGCCGCGAGGCCGAGCTCGGTGAGCACGTCATGCGCGAGGTGGAGCGCCGGGTGATCCTGTCCGTGCTGGACCGCAAGTGGCGCGAGCACCTGTACGAGATGGACTACCTGCAGGAGGGCATCGGCCTGCGGGCCATGGCCCAGCGTGACCCGCTGGTGGAGTACCAGCGCGAGGGCTACCTGCTCTTCGAGGCGATGATGGACGGCATCAAGGAGGAGTCCGTCGCCTACCTGTTCAACCTCGACGTGGAGATCGGCGAGGAGGAGGCGGCGCGGCTGGCCGAGGCGGCGCGCGAGCGTCAGCGGCTGCACTACTCCGCCCCCAGCGAGGACGGCTCGGTCGAGGAGCACGACGAGAGCGCCCAGGCGGCCCAGCCCGCCACGCGGCGCGAGCGCCGCAGCGGCCGCAAGGGTCGCCGTCGCTGA
- a CDS encoding DUF6912 family protein produces MAVRRTYLPLDIDGLRALRDRGEVTAAALDGACAVTAAVVRELPDDDEEEREYDALRECAAVAGERAGAHRRVIAAADLPPASVVDAPDGYAFVRVTSPVRLGQLVSFHVDETTAHEDEDLLWYDVSELAEVLRLVEQD; encoded by the coding sequence ATGGCCGTGCGCCGCACCTACCTCCCCCTCGACATCGACGGTCTGCGGGCCCTGCGCGACCGTGGCGAGGTGACCGCCGCGGCCCTCGACGGTGCCTGCGCGGTGACGGCTGCCGTGGTCCGCGAGCTGCCCGACGACGACGAGGAGGAGCGCGAGTACGACGCGTTGCGGGAGTGCGCCGCGGTCGCCGGGGAGCGGGCGGGCGCACACCGGCGCGTGATCGCCGCCGCCGACCTGCCGCCCGCATCCGTGGTCGACGCCCCGGACGGCTATGCCTTCGTGCGGGTGACCTCGCCCGTCCGGCTCGGGCAGCTGGTGTCCTTCCACGTCGACGAGACGACGGCCCACGAGGACGAGGACCTGCTGTGGTACGACGTCAGCGAGCTGGCGGAGGTCCTGCGGCTCGTCGAGCAGGACTGA
- a CDS encoding SAF domain-containing protein — MAPWRPRTGRAGTPAAGEPARSARRLRQPSWRDGRLLVGLLLVLASVALGARLVAAAQDTTAVYVATRDLGAGEALSAADLRPVQVRLGSLQGDYLPAGGLPGDRSHVVRSVARGELVPLSALGSRDQVAQRQVSVPVPAGSTGPLVRGTAVEVWVSRHSSQGGTDVYAAPRLVVGNASVAREPEQSASLTGGGSTVSLQVWVPTATVPALLAAVDAKDRVTAVPLPGAVLRSGS, encoded by the coding sequence GTGGCACCGTGGCGACCGAGGACAGGACGGGCCGGCACGCCGGCCGCCGGTGAGCCGGCCCGCAGCGCCCGGCGCCTGCGACAGCCTTCGTGGCGTGACGGCCGGCTCCTCGTCGGGCTGCTCCTGGTGCTGGCCAGCGTGGCGCTCGGGGCCCGGCTCGTCGCTGCGGCGCAGGACACCACGGCGGTCTACGTCGCCACCCGCGACCTCGGGGCCGGTGAGGCCCTCTCGGCTGCGGACCTGCGCCCGGTGCAGGTCCGGCTGGGCTCCCTGCAGGGCGACTACCTGCCGGCCGGCGGGCTCCCGGGTGACCGTTCGCACGTCGTGCGCTCCGTCGCGCGGGGTGAGCTGGTGCCGCTCTCGGCGCTGGGCTCGCGCGACCAGGTCGCCCAGCGGCAGGTGTCCGTCCCCGTCCCGGCGGGTTCGACCGGCCCGCTGGTGCGCGGCACGGCCGTGGAGGTCTGGGTGAGCCGGCACAGCTCGCAGGGCGGCACCGACGTCTATGCCGCACCCCGGCTGGTGGTGGGCAACGCCTCGGTCGCGCGGGAGCCGGAGCAGTCGGCCAGCCTCACCGGGGGCGGCAGCACCGTCTCCCTGCAGGTGTGGGTGCCCACCGCGACCGTCCCGGCCCTGCTGGCGGCCGTGGACGCCAAGGACCGGGTCACCGCCGTCCCCCTGCCCGGCGCCGTGCTGCGCAGCGGCTCATGA
- a CDS encoding sugar transferase: MTVQQELRDGAEPQGEERRQPTTRPRISWTSDRPYVVPAAVAGRERTPEEVERFDPVARARTRRARWERPTMGQAVVGDVLIAITLTFVLMVNDQRTLHQSIAGAVGTGILWCVLLLIRRGYDLRRMSEVTAAVQAVAGAAFGAMAVLGFLSYAMKVELPRRYVLVGVPAIAFLTIVHRLMVRHTLKRRRTSGDAMLRTLVAGDGSTAGAFAHELATTKDHGMQVVGMALASLDVVPMTPGSSQVPVWGVLSEIPQMVVDHDIDVVVVTGGGLSGNSLRRLSWALERVGADLVVAPGMVDTTPSLVTMQPTAGLQLLHWERPSDKLGRGILKNIQDRTIALLAIIGVSPILVITAAAIKLTSRGPIFYTQQRLGQDAQPFTMIKFRSMVTDSDALRAQLVKQHQSQTGQGNKVLFKMADDPRITKVGKIIRRYSIDELPQLFNVLRGDMALIGPRPPLAEEAEKYHDKDNRRLRVKPGLTGLWQVSGRSNLDWDQSVNLDLRYVDNWSLGMDMQILLKTARAVLKGDGAY; encoded by the coding sequence ATGACGGTCCAGCAGGAGCTCAGGGATGGAGCCGAGCCCCAGGGCGAGGAGCGCCGCCAGCCCACGACCCGGCCCAGGATCTCGTGGACCTCCGACCGGCCGTACGTCGTGCCGGCGGCCGTCGCAGGACGGGAGCGGACGCCCGAGGAGGTCGAGCGCTTCGACCCCGTGGCGCGAGCACGCACGCGGCGCGCCCGGTGGGAGCGTCCGACCATGGGCCAGGCGGTGGTCGGCGACGTGCTGATCGCCATCACCCTGACCTTCGTGCTCATGGTCAACGACCAGCGGACCCTTCACCAGTCCATCGCCGGGGCCGTGGGCACCGGGATCCTGTGGTGCGTGCTGCTGCTGATCCGACGCGGTTATGACCTGCGCCGGATGAGCGAGGTCACCGCCGCCGTCCAGGCCGTCGCGGGAGCGGCGTTCGGCGCCATGGCGGTCCTGGGCTTCCTCTCCTACGCCATGAAGGTGGAGCTGCCGCGGCGCTACGTCCTCGTGGGTGTCCCGGCCATCGCCTTCCTGACGATCGTCCACCGCCTGATGGTGCGCCATACGCTCAAGCGCCGCCGCACCTCCGGCGACGCGATGCTCCGCACGCTGGTCGCCGGTGACGGCTCGACCGCCGGCGCTTTCGCGCACGAGCTCGCCACGACCAAGGACCACGGCATGCAGGTCGTGGGCATGGCCCTGGCCAGCCTGGACGTGGTGCCGATGACTCCCGGCTCCTCGCAGGTCCCGGTCTGGGGCGTGCTGTCCGAGATTCCGCAGATGGTCGTGGACCACGACATCGACGTCGTCGTGGTCACCGGGGGTGGCCTCTCCGGCAATTCCCTGCGGCGCCTGTCCTGGGCGCTGGAGCGCGTGGGTGCCGACCTCGTCGTCGCCCCGGGGATGGTCGACACGACCCCCTCGCTGGTCACGATGCAGCCGACCGCCGGTCTGCAGCTGCTGCACTGGGAGCGCCCGTCGGACAAGCTGGGCCGCGGCATCCTCAAGAACATCCAGGACCGCACCATCGCCCTGCTCGCGATCATCGGGGTCTCGCCGATCCTGGTGATCACGGCCGCGGCCATCAAGCTCACCAGCAGGGGCCCGATCTTCTACACCCAGCAGCGACTCGGTCAGGACGCCCAGCCGTTCACCATGATCAAGTTCCGCAGCATGGTCACCGACTCCGACGCCCTGCGTGCCCAGCTCGTCAAGCAGCACCAGTCCCAGACGGGGCAGGGCAACAAGGTGCTCTTCAAGATGGCGGACGACCCTCGGATCACCAAGGTCGGCAAGATCATCCGCCGCTACAGCATCGACGAGCTGCCGCAGCTGTTCAACGTGCTCCGGGGCGACATGGCGCTCATCGGTCCTCGGCCCCCGCTGGCCGAGGAGGCTGAGAAGTACCACGACAAGGACAACCGTCGGCTGCGCGTCAAGCCGGGCCTGACCGGCCTGTGGCAGGTCAGCGGACGGTCCAACCTGGACTGGGACCAGTCGGTCAACCTCGACCTGCGGTATGTCGACAACTGGTCGCTGGGCATGGACATGCAGATCCTGCTCAAGACGGCACGCGCGGTCCTCAAGGGCGACGGCGCCTACTGA
- a CDS encoding response regulator, translating to MTGNNDGVSQERIRVLVADDHVLYRRGLEMVLAQEPDIEIVGEAGDGAEAVQLAEELVPDIVLMDVRMPRLSGSEATARVRASVPSVKVVMLTMSDEHQDLYESVRAGATGYLLKDVPGEEIANGIRQAAAGQSLISPPMASKLLQEFAHLIKREDERPAMPVPRLTDRELQVLKLVARGLANKDIATELFISENTVKNHVRNILEKLQLHSRMEAVMFAVREKILDLPD from the coding sequence ATGACGGGGAACAACGACGGCGTGTCGCAGGAGCGCATCCGGGTGCTGGTGGCCGACGACCACGTGCTCTACCGGCGGGGGCTGGAGATGGTCCTGGCCCAGGAGCCGGACATCGAGATCGTGGGCGAGGCCGGCGACGGCGCCGAGGCGGTCCAGCTCGCCGAGGAGCTGGTGCCCGACATCGTGCTGATGGACGTGCGGATGCCCCGCCTGTCGGGGTCCGAGGCGACCGCTCGGGTGCGGGCGTCGGTGCCGTCGGTCAAGGTCGTGATGCTGACCATGTCCGACGAGCACCAGGACCTGTACGAGTCGGTCCGCGCCGGCGCGACGGGGTATCTGCTCAAGGACGTGCCCGGCGAGGAGATCGCCAACGGCATCCGCCAGGCCGCCGCCGGTCAGTCGCTGATCTCGCCGCCCATGGCGTCCAAGCTCCTGCAGGAGTTCGCGCACCTGATCAAGCGGGAGGACGAGCGGCCCGCGATGCCGGTGCCCCGGCTCACCGACCGGGAGCTGCAGGTCCTCAAGCTCGTCGCCCGCGGCCTGGCCAACAAGGACATCGCGACCGAGCTGTTCATCTCCGAGAACACCGTCAAGAACCACGTCCGCAACATCCTGGAGAAGCTCCAGCTGCACTCGCGGATGGAGGCCGTGATGTTCGCGGTCCGCGAGAAGATCCTCGACCTGCCCGACTGA
- a CDS encoding helix-turn-helix domain-containing protein encodes MPKRFIQLAEVAEVLDISSAQAYALVRSGELPAIKVGGRGQWRVESSELEDYIQRMYSETRAFVASHPFGQSEPEA; translated from the coding sequence ATGCCCAAGCGCTTCATCCAGCTGGCCGAGGTCGCCGAGGTGCTGGACATCTCGTCCGCCCAGGCCTATGCCCTCGTGCGCTCGGGAGAGCTCCCCGCGATCAAGGTCGGCGGCCGGGGGCAGTGGCGGGTGGAGAGCAGCGAGCTCGAGGACTACATCCAGCGGATGTACTCCGAGACCAGGGCCTTCGTGGCGTCGCACCCCTTCGGCCAGAGCGAGCCCGAGGCCTGA